In Nakaseomyces glabratus chromosome A, complete sequence, the DNA window TGGAAGCGCAATGCTAGTTCCAATGGTGCGCAGTCCGGACTTTACTTATAAATAGTTATAATAATAGTTATAACAAGTGCATTTTTAAGACATCCAATGACTCACCAATGGAAACAATGGGAGTTTTACATACCAGTTTAATTAAcactaatattttttaaagcTCTTTCTAAATATACAGTACATAATGGCTCTATTATGAATGATgtgatgaaaataataaaataaaaatgatgatggaaataaaatttgCCTTCAATCCGTTTGATTTTTGATCTGGTTGTGTAATAGGTTATTTGTAGTTTAAGTGTATTGTTTATTTCTTGgacttcttctccttcttctccttcttatctttcttttccttcttctctttcttttccttcttttccttcttttctttcttctccttcttctccttcttggccttcttttccttcttttccttcttctcttcctcttcttcagattCAGATTCAGATTCTTCTAGTTTTCTCTTCTTAGAGTCAGCCTTTGGTTCTTCTGATACTGGCTTGTCCTTGTTGAACAATTCCATAGCCTCGTGGATGGCTAATTCGTTCTTCAAAGTTGGCTTACCGGTAGCATAGAATTCAAGTCTTTGTTCAACTTGCTTCTTCAAGACGGAACCGAAGACGTTTGTTGGCTCATCGGAGTAGTTATCTATTCTAGAAGCCATAGAACACTTGTTCGCTAGGTATCTGGAGATTCTACCCTTGTTCTTAGCAGAGGCCTTGGCAATGAAACCACTGTGGTAGATCAAACCGTACTTTGGAGTGTTACCCTTGGTCTTCAAAGCTCTGAATAAAGCCTTCTCAGCACCCAAGATTTGCACAGTGGAAGCGGCTTGCTTGGAAAGACTGGTCAAAGAACCAGCGTGGGAGATCAGTCTAGCACCGATGACTTCACCAATCAATCCAGACAAGTTTGGAGCCACAGTGTGCATCTTCTCGCATAAGTAGTCGTATAGTTGCTTTCTGTAATCGACCAAAGAAACAACTCTCTGGGCAAAGACACAAACGTTTTCCATATCGGTCTCGGAAAGGTCTTGACCCATGGAGATTCTGGCGTTGTCAATGATTCTCTCGGCAATACCAGCATCTTCGTTGACAACAGCGGCCAAGTCGTGTAGGGATTCCTCATTCAGAGAGGCCTTATCCTTGATGAACAAGACCAACTTAGCGAAGGTGTAGTTGTCTGGAACCAGCTTGGCCAGTTCCGGGAAGTGCCAACCGTACCATTCCTTAACTCTCATGGCGAATGTGTTGATGTCCTTGTCCAATTGGTCCAAAAGAGCGATAGCTTGTATGATGTGGTTGTCGTTCTTTTGAACAGAGAACTTCACCTTGGCTCTGGAGTAAGCGTGACCCAAACCCAATTGAGCTCTCTCCAAGTCACCGGATTGCAAACCTTTCAGCAACTTTTCACCATGCAATCTAACACCACGGATCAAGTCCTGGGCCAACTCGTTGGCAATACAGTCGACGTATGGGAAAGCTTCCTTGATGGATGGACCCAAGTTCTTGTCAGAGATGGCCAATGTCACAGTGGACTTGGCGGAACCCTTTGGCAAGTTCAACTCCAAAACGTTCTTTAGACTCTCGGAGACAAGACCCTCAGAGATGTCGTTAGCGTTCTCCAAGGCCTCAGCGGCACCCTTGAAAGGAGCAAACGACACAAGCTCAACCAGCTTGGTGAACCCACCGAAGTCATTGATCTGCTCTTGCACTTCCTTCAGCTTAGAACCAATGTTGTCCTGGTTCAACTTCACCTTGAACACCGCATACCCAGTAGGCTCCTCAAACAACAGATACTCAATAGCCATGTTTATCCTGACAGTTATCCTTGCTGTCCTACCTCCCCCCCAAACCAGATAATAGCTATGTGCCAGCCATAATATCTTTATAAAGTagatgctcatcgcatcgcatcgcaaattttttgtgaaaaaaaaatttttcagatgCAACTGTACGTGTGTCACATGGTTCATGGGGGGTGGAGCATAGGGAAGAGCATAGAGGAGCATAGTGAGTAGATATTTTATAGATATTTGTAGCCGGGTGGGTATCCAGCCTCGAGACTGCTTCCAATGGTTTGGACTATGACGCTGATAAGGGTTCATATTGCTGGAGCTGTTCTTGTCGAAACGGGTTTCGAGTCTCTATATTGGATTAAAAAATGATGTTGATATGAGAGTGCGTGTATATATTGTACAGTAGTTGATTTATATATCTGAGGGGGAAATGCAAACAATTGGGAAAGGGGAGGGTGGTGGGAGGCACTGCCGCTTACTCTTCGTCCTCGTCTTCCCAGTCTTCTTCGCCTTCATCGTCCTCGTCCTCGTCCTCGTTCTTGTCCTCGATTGTAAGCACGGTGTCCGGGTTGTCGTTCTTGATGTATTTCCTGGCAATCCTGGAGCTTCTGCCCAATGACTTGGCCTCGGCCTTGGCGGCTTCTTGCACCTGCTGCAGCTCGTCCTGGAACACTCTACGTACGGAACGGTTGGAGAACACATCCCACAGCTTGAGGCCCTTGCTGACACCACCGATGACTATGTTACCGGCAACTTCGATGTCTGGTGCAAAGCTGGAGGTCAGCACGTTGCCAACATCGAAGTCTCGGGACAGCACCATGCCGGGACCGCTGGAGCCCGCGGTGGCTTCAGTAGGAAACTTCCACAGCTTGACCTGCTTCTCACCCATGGCACCAGTGGCCATCATACCGGAGATGAATCTGTTACAACTCAACGACGATATACCGGCATCGTGTGCCTTCAAAGTCCATACCGGTTTGGAGCCCTCGTTGTTTCTAATATCGAAGGAGTAAACGTTACCGGCATCGGTACCACACAGTATTATGTTCTCGCTGGCAAAAGTGGCGGTTTCGATCTCTTCGCCAGGTAGTACGGACCAATACTTGGACATCTGAGCCTCGTCTGATATTCTAACATCGGTCAACGCAGCACGGGAATCGTAACCTGCAGTCAGCAAGATTGAAGCGTTCTGCATGTGCCACTGAGACGAGGAGACGTTCTTGTTGCTGTGGATGTTGGCCATGGAACGTGCAGCAGTAGCGTTGTTCAAGTCCCATAGCTTAACGGTGTGATCAGCAGATGTAGAGGCAAGCACGGTACGGAATTGTCTGTTGTGGGCCAGCGACAAAACGGCGTCAGTGTGGTGTGTTGTGACATGGCCCTTCTTCTtacctttcttcttcttgctcttgCCCAGACTGGCGGCCGAGTTCTCTTCAGGCTCATCGAGAATCAGGTCTGGGAAAGCCTTGTCCACTGAGTCCAGGTTCCAGATCTCGATTTGAGGGTCGAAAGTACCGATGGCCGCGAAGTTGCCTGGCTCCTCGGAGCTGGAGCCGACTTTGTAGTCGATCCACTCCACGCACAATGGGAAAGCAGGCAGCATGAGGTCGTGGTGCACATACAATGCGGAGTCACGGACCATACCACGGGCCACATCCGGGTCGTACTCGTCGCCTTCTTCAACAGGTATCTCGTCACTGTGGAAACCAGCACCATCATCGTAGACATAGACGTCTAAGTAAGAGATATCGTCCTCGGTTCTGGTGGCCAGGATCATGTTGTCCGTTGGGTAGACTTGCAACTCCTCCTTGTCCTCCTCGGTCTCCTTCTCGTGCGGCATTGAGATGTATGCGTCCTCGTCGCCCTCACCCGCATGGAACTTCACCTCATCGGACAGCCCAGGGAACATCGACATCTCAGCACCTTCAGCACCGTCCTCGTCATCGTAGTGCTCCATGTCGAACTCCTTCAAGTCGTCGTCAACCTCCGCCTGGTCCTTCAACCTGTCAGTGTTGGGCTGGGCAACATCACCTGCCTCTTCACCCGCCTCTTCGCTCTCAGCACCAGCCTGCGCATCCTGCGCATCGGCAAGATCCTCCTTGGCATCTTCCAGGTTCAATTGAGCCATCTGGTTGATCCGCTCCATCTCCTCATCATCCAA includes these proteins:
- the NOP56 gene encoding snoRNP complex protein NOP56 (CAGL0A04015g~Ortholog(s) have mRNA binding activity, role in rRNA processing and 90S preribosome, box C/D snoRNP complex, small-subunit processome localization) codes for the protein MAIEYLLFEEPTGYAVFKVKLNQDNIGSKLKEVQEQINDFGGFTKLVELVSFAPFKGAAEALENANDISEGLVSESLKNVLELNLPKGSAKSTVTLAISDKNLGPSIKEAFPYVDCIANELAQDLIRGVRLHGEKLLKGLQSGDLERAQLGLGHAYSRAKVKFSVQKNDNHIIQAIALLDQLDKDINTFAMRVKEWYGWHFPELAKLVPDNYTFAKLVLFIKDKASLNEESLHDLAAVVNEDAGIAERIIDNARISMGQDLSETDMENVCVFAQRVVSLVDYRKQLYDYLCEKMHTVAPNLSGLIGEVIGARLISHAGSLTSLSKQAASTVQILGAEKALFRALKTKGNTPKYGLIYHSGFIAKASAKNKGRISRYLANKCSMASRIDNYSDEPTNVFGSVLKKQVEQRLEFYATGKPTLKNELAIHEAMELFNKDKPVSEEPKADSKKRKLEESESESEEEEEKKEKKEKKAKKEKKEKKEKKEKKEKKEKKEKKDKKEKKEKKSKK
- the PWP1 gene encoding rRNA-processing protein PWP1 (CAGL0A04037g~Ortholog(s) have role in rRNA processing and cytosol, nucleolus localization) gives rise to the protein MISATAWVPRGFPSQFPEKYVLDDEEMERINQMAQLNLEDAKEDLADAQDAQAGAESEEAGEEAGDVAQPNTDRLKDQAEVDDDLKEFDMEHYDDEDGAEGAEMSMFPGLSDEVKFHAGEGDEDAYISMPHEKETEEDKEELQVYPTDNMILATRTEDDISYLDVYVYDDGAGFHSDEIPVEEGDEYDPDVARGMVRDSALYVHHDLMLPAFPLCVEWIDYKVGSSSEEPGNFAAIGTFDPQIEIWNLDSVDKAFPDLILDEPEENSAASLGKSKKKKGKKKGHVTTHHTDAVLSLAHNRQFRTVLASTSADHTVKLWDLNNATAARSMANIHSNKNVSSSQWHMQNASILLTAGYDSRAALTDVRISDEAQMSKYWSVLPGEEIETATFASENIILCGTDAGNVYSFDIRNNEGSKPVWTLKAHDAGISSLSCNRFISGMMATGAMGEKQVKLWKFPTEATAGSSGPGMVLSRDFDVGNVLTSSFAPDIEVAGNIVIGGVSKGLKLWDVFSNRSVRRVFQDELQQVQEAAKAEAKSLGRSSRIARKYIKNDNPDTVLTIEDKNEDEDEDDEGEEDWEDEDEE